The Arachis hypogaea cultivar Tifrunner chromosome 14, arahy.Tifrunner.gnm2.J5K5, whole genome shotgun sequence genome has a segment encoding these proteins:
- the LOC112742624 gene encoding uncharacterized protein has product MVIHIWHRIKARVKDIFKGHKQAKMNQSASTRIRRGIPREDTRRYSCAKENGQQQRAKNALPPSTDRTLTQPSESETHRTTALHEGVNRTIIASHQEAPNRNSPSTHHHRCCAAFFPNRRCAAFFPNRRCLLLPGVAESLLSAALVLLPSPRLHCFSTASLISPVLLLLRCFYLAASASVFCLAATGYTVWVHHGERISHIDSESDESEVHEGFVDDIHGLLNETFWHVLEGDKDADGPNEDAKKFYNLLEEGKHELYPGCKKFSTLSFVIRLYLLKTLNGWSNTSFTALLELLKEAIPHLNIPDSFNKIKAMVKDLGLGYNKIHACPNDCVLFRDTYEDDEFCPICGASRYIENVEVDIEVDKLKKKPVPAKVLRHFPLIPRLKKLFLCSKTAESLRWHDEHRSKDGKLRHPADGQSWKDFDRLHPNFAKESRNIRLGIASDGFNPFRTMSISHSTWLVVLVAYNLPPWCCMKPEYVMMSLLIPGPCLPGKSIDVYLQPLIEELKVLWEVGVETYDASKNQTFQLHAALLWTISDFPAYAMLSGWSTKGKLACPCCNYDTSSCYLKHSRKMCYMDHRKFLAMDHPYRMDKRSFNGDVELRSSPALLDGEQIFEDLKDFENQNTLRHCLDVMHIEKNVCDNIIGTLLDIPGKSKDHANARYDLKDMGIRKKLQPKEIDGGKKAKIAKLSGYKSHDAHFMLHYLLQVAIKCTMQNQVAGPLIYLGSFFRSLCQKVVENDTIEHLEVDIREILCQLERIFPPSFFDIMVHLPIHLVNELRLGGPVQFRWMYPIERYLCRLKSYVRNKSRPEGSIAEGYLAEECLTFCSRYLSLDVDTRLRRTQNYDNCSEADVCHDSYFACLGRQIGGKRKGQPFSLDTNSKIQAHREYEEHVNNQTKGRKWKKAETLSHDFSEWFKERASHEDVPKQLKDLSRGPNTVAKRFSSYVINGYKFQTREHDASHTTQNSGVTLVCETPSFASAKDNNPMTKAVTYFGAINDIIELDYYACFKFILFNCDWFEVEEENFGLTSVHFNKRCSRDDPFVLASQVHQCFYIQDPFNEDKHYVMDTMPRDLFNMYDGYDVEAEESNQKDPFDQANNLFVPKDNCEVQWTREDMPNTIIEKPSLDQAEYDDESDL; this is encoded by the exons CAAAGAGCGAAGAACGCTCTTCCTCCTTCCACCGACCGAACCCTAACCCAGCCATCAGAATCAGAGACGCATCGCACCACAGCTCTCCATGAAGGCGTAAATCGCACCATCATCGCAAGTCACCAGGAAGCCCCAAATCGCAACTCACCATCCACGCACCATCATCGTTGCTGCGCTGCGTTCTTCCCAAATCGTCGCTGCGCTGCGTTCTTCCCGAATCGTCGCTGCCTCCTTCTTCCCGGTGTCGCTGAGTCTCTCCTCTCCGCGGCGTTGGTGCTTCTCCCCTCTCCGAGGCTTCACTGCTTCTCCACGGCGTCCTTGATCTCCCCTGTTCTGCTTCTGCTTCGCTGCTTCTACCTTGCTGCTTCTGCTTCAGTGTTTTGTTTGGCTGCTACTG GTTACACTGTGTGGGTTCATCACGGCGAAAGGATAAGTCACATAGATAGTGAATCCGATGAGAGTGAAGTCCATGAAGGATTTGTCGACGACATTCATGGGCTGCTAAACGAGACGTTTTGGCATGTGCTTGAAGGAGATAAAGATGCTGATGGGCCAAACGAAGATGCAAAAAAGTTTTATAACTTGCTTGAAGAAGGAAAACATGAGTTATATCCTGGCTGTAAAAAATTTTCGACACTATCATTCGTTATCCGATTGTATTTGTTGAAGACTCTTAATGGTTGGAGCAACACATCCTTTACTGCTCTACTTGAATTACTGAAAGAAGCGATTCCTCATTTGAATATTCCTGATTCTTTCAATAAAATCAAGGCCATGGTAAAAGATTTAGGACTTGGTTATAATAAAATTCATGCTTGTCCCAACGATTGTGTTCTGTTCCGGGATACATATGAAGATGATGAATTTTGTCCAATTTGTGGAGCTTCCAGGTACATAGAAAATGTTGAGGTAGATATAGAAGTTGATAAGTTAAAGAAAAAACCTGTGCCTGCGAAGGTTTTGAGGCATTTTCCCTTGATTCCAAGGCTTAAGAAGCTGTTCCTGTGTTCCAAAACAGCTGAATCATTAAGGTGGCACGATGAACATCGTTCAAAGGATGGAAAGTTAAGACACCCAGCTGATGGCCAATCATGGAAAGACTTTGACAGGCTTCATCCCAATTTTGCTAAAGAATCTCGTAACATAAGATTAGGGATAGCTAGCGATGGATTTAATCCATTTAGAACCATGAGCATCTCCCATAGTACATGGCTGGTAGTTTTGGTCGCATACAATCTTCCTCCATGGTGTTGCATGAAACCAGAGTATGTCATGATGTCCTTGCTCATCCCTGGACCATGTTTGCCTGGAAAAAGCATTGATGTGTATCTTCAGCCATTAATTGAAGAGTTGAAGGTTTTATGGGAAGTTGGAGTGGAAACATATGATGCTTCAAAGAATCAAACTTTTCAACTACATGCAGCACTTTTATGGACCATAAGTGACTTTCCAGCTTATGCTATGTTATCCGGTTGGAGCACAAAGGGAAAGTTAGCATGTCCTTGCTGTAATTATGACACCTCATCTTGTTATTTAAAACATAGCCGGAAGATGTGCTACATGGATCACCGTAAATTTTTGGCTATGGATCATCCATATAGGATGGACAAAAGATCTTTCAATGGCGATGTTGAATTGAGGTCTTCACCAGCTTTATTAGATGGGGAACAAATTTTTGAAgatttaaaagattttgaaaat CAAAATACATTGCGCCATTGTCTTGATGTTATGCACATCGAGAAAAACGTATGTGATAACATAATTGGAACTTTATTAGACATTCCAGGAAAGTCCAAAGATCATGCAAATGCTCGTTACGATCTCAAAGATATGGGCATAAGAAAAAAACTTCAACCAAAGGAGATAGATGGTGgcaagaaagcaaaaattgctAAG TTATCAGGCTACAAAAGTCATGATGCTCATTTTATGTTGCATTATTTGTTGCAAGTAGCTATAAAATGCACAATGCAGAATCAAGTAGCTGGCCCTTTAATTTATTTAGGTTCATTCTTTCGTTCCTTGTGCCAAAAAGTTGTTGAAAATGATACAATAGAGCATTTGGAAGTAGATATTAGAGAGATTCTATGCCAATTGGAAAGAATATTTCCTCCTAGTTTCTTTGATATAATGGTCCATTTGCCTATTCATCTGGTAAACGAGTTGAGGTTGGGTGGCCCAGTTCAATTTAGGTGGATGTACCCCATTGAGAGATATCTGTGTAGGTTAAAGTCCTACGTTCGCAATAAGAGCCGCCCCGAAGGTTCAATTGCTGAAGGATATTTAGCCGAGGAATGCTTGACATTTTGCTCAAGGTATTTAAGTCTTGATGTAGATACAAGGCTGAGGAGGACACAAAATTATGATAATTGCAGTGAAGCTGACGTATGCCATGATAGCTACTTTGCATGCTTGGGGCGACAAATTGGTGGAAAGAGGAAAGGGCAACCTTTTTCTCTAGATACCAACTCAAAAATACAAGCTCATCG AGAGTATGAGGAACATGTCAACAATCAAACTAAAGGtagaaaatggaagaaggcagaAACTCTAAGCCATGATTTTAGTGAATGGTTCAAAGAGCGTGCTTCTCATGAAGATGTTCCGAAACAACTTAAAGATTTGTCTAGAGGCCCAAACACAGTTGCAAAACGATTTTCTAGTTATGTAATCAATGGCTACAAATTTCAAACTAGAGAACATGATGCAAGCCACACAACTCAAAACAGTGGTGTGACTTTGGTGTGCGAAACACCAAGCTTTGCTAGTGCCAAGGACAACAACCCAATGACAAAAGCTGTAACATATTTTGGTGCAATAAATGACATAATTGAGTTAGACTATTATGCATGTTTCAAATTTATTCTTTTCAATTGTGATTGGTTTGAAGTTGAGGAAGAGAATTTTGGTCTAACTTCAGTTCACTTTAATAAAAGATGTTCTCGGGATGATCCTTTTGTATTAGCTTCACAAGTCCACCAATGCTTTTATATTCAAGACCCTTTTAACGAAGACAAGCATTATGTCATGGACACAATGCCAAGGGATTTATTCAATATGTATGATGGGTATGATGTTGAAGCCGAAGAGTCTAATCAGAAGGACCCCTTTGATCAAGCGAATAATTTGTTTGTCCCAAAGGATAATTGTGAAGTTCAATGGACTAGAGAAGACATGCCAAATACAATCATTGAGAAACCTTCACTTGATCAAGCTGAATATGATGATGAATCTGATCTTTAA